The following are encoded together in the Scomber scombrus chromosome 7, fScoSco1.1, whole genome shotgun sequence genome:
- the cers2b gene encoding ceramide synthase 2, whose translation MLSQLNEWFWQERRWFPKGLGWADLEDRDGRVYAKASDLWVALPIALVFLIIRQIFERKVATPLASLLGVKETVRLKAPHNPTLESYYCNITKNPTQTSIVSLCKQTGCSERQVQRWFRRRRNQDRPSLLKKFREASWRFTFYLLAFIAGLAALIDKPWLYDLQEMWLGFPILTLLPSQYWYYMIELGFYGSLLFSVASDVKRKDFKEQIIHHVATILLISFSWCVNYIRAGTLIMLVHDSSDYFLESAKMFNYAGWRNACNYIFIVFAAIFIITRLVIFPFRIIYCTWVYPVTLYEPFFGYYFFNGLLMVLQCLHVFWAVLIIRIAVRFLTNNEKVDDERSDKDETDVSEEEEVEEQVKKDMKKNGPVQNGYTVYNNNHSKTE comes from the exons ATGCTGTCGCAACTGAACGAGTGGTTCTGGCAGGAGCGGCGTTGGTTTCCAAAGGGCCTGGGCTGGGCTGACCTGGAGGATAGGGATGGAAGAGTGTACGCTAAAGCCAGCGACCTGTGGGTGGCCCTGCCCATCGCCCTTGTATTCCTCATTATCCGTCAGATCTTTGAAAG GAAGGTGGCTACACCTCTGGCCTCTCTCCTTGGGGTGAAAGAGACAGTACGACTCAAAGCCCCTCACAACCCCACACTGGAGTCCTACTACTGTAACATTACCAAAAACCCCACACAG acatCAATAGTGAGTCTTTGCAAGCAGACCGGCTGTTCAGAAAGACAAGTGCAGCGATGGTTCAGGAGACGGAGGAACCAGGACAGACCGAGTTTGCTCAAAAAGTTTCGAGAGGCcag TTGGAGATTTACCTTTTACCTTCTTGCTTTCATTGCTGGCCTGGCCGCCCTCATCGAT AAACCTTGGCTGTATGACCTGCAGGAGATGTGGCTAGGCTTTCCTATACTG ACTCTTCTGCCATCTCAGTATTGGTACTACATGATCGAGCTGGGTTTCTATGGTTCTCTGCTCTTCAGTGTGGCTTCTGATGTCAAACGCAAA GACTTCAAGGAGCAGATTATCCACCATGTAGCGACCATCCTTCTTATCAGCTTCTCCTGGTGTGTAAACTACATTCGTGCTGGAACTCTCATCATGCTGGTGCACGACTCATCTGATTACTTCCTTGAG TCTGCAAAGATGTTCAACTATGCTGGGTGGCGAAACGCCTGCAACTACATCTTTATTGTATTTGCTGCAATCTTTATCATCACCCGCCTTGTCATCTTCCCCTTCCG gaTTATTTACTGTACGTGGGTATACCCAGTGACACTCTATGAACCCTTCTTTGGCTATTACTTCTTTAATGGCCTCTTGATGGTGCTGCAATGTCTACATGTCTTCTGGGCCGTCCTCATCATACGGATAGCAGTCCGCTTCCTCACAAACAAT gaaaaaGTGGATGATGAAAGAAGTGACAAAGACGAGACAGATGTatcagaagaggaggaagtagaAGAGCAGGTTAAAAAGGACATGAAGAAAAATGGACCGGTGCAGAATGGTTAcacagtctacaacaacaaccacagcaAGACAGAGTGA
- the LOC133983892 gene encoding cortexin domain-containing 1 protein-like, with translation MDLPVLPIARLDVDVDLGFALFFFFLLCFFLLVTIVRCAQMVLDPYSSISVTTYQEGQTEE, from the coding sequence ATGGACCTGCCGGTGCTTCCCATTGCCAGGTTGGATGTGGATGTGGATCTTGGTTTtgccctcttcttcttcttcctcctctgcttcttcCTGTTGGTGACCATAGTGCGCTGTGCTCAGATGGTGCTTGACCCTTACAGCTCCATCTCTGTTACTACATACCAGGAGGGGCAAACAGAGGAGTGA
- the arnt gene encoding aryl hydrocarbon receptor nuclear translocator isoform X3, protein MLFQTDMSSSNPELPDTNLGMGASGTQASGGAVVPKGTNKRRAAPDFDDDEGSKLFRCDDETGGSNDKERFARENHSEIERRRRNKMTAYITELSDMVPTCSALARKPDKLTILRMAVSHMKSLRGSGNTNADGSYKPSFLTDQELKHLILEAADGFLFVVSCETGRIVYVSDSLAPVLNQSQSEWLGSSLYDQLHPDDTEKLREQLSTAENNNTGRMLDLKTGTVKKESQQSSARMTMGARRSFICRMRCGSCQVEPMSMNRLNFLRNRNRNGLGTAKEGEPQYVVVHCTGYIKSWPPAGVSLTDHEADNTQSRYCLVAIGRLQVTCCPGDTDVNSISVPVEFISRHNCQGMFTFVDHRCMAAVGYQPQDLLGKNILELAHPEDQGLLRDSFQQVVKLKGQVLSVMFRFRSKSREWIWMRTSSFTFQNPFSEEIEYIICTNVNVKQLQQQQQAELDGGGARDSSLYEVGPATLSQMPVQPVTAAGPDHSKSLEKPELYPSLYQGPDQTKGMPSTSTPSTQIYSQANNFNAGRSNDAYRPVNMAAQMAQPAHSAGQMLAQMSRQNGAPQSVTPASTGSPLHGGPAGGWPGPGAVAGARPQFNNQQVAPQAAKTMSPPFAPMGGFAGGSSNSFGQMPTGAAPTPNNGANYPPINARTSLNTNGYDGSQSAAQFPSRAAEAVWPQWQGQQHAQSNAEQHPHAQGNQQDMFPDVLSMLDQPANFNSDDFEIPIYPSFNE, encoded by the exons ATGTTATTCCAGACGGACATGTCATCTTCAAACCCAG AGTTACCAGACACAAATCTGGGTATGGGGGCAAGTGGGACCCAAGCCAGCGGCGGGGCTGTTGTACCAAAAGGGACCAACAAAAGACGAGCTgc GCCGgactttgatgatgatgaaggaagCAAGTTGTTCAG GTGTGATGATGAAACGGGAGGCTCTAATGACAAAGAGCGCTTTGCCAG GGAGAACCACAGTGAGATTGAGAGGCGGAGGCGGAATAAGATGACTGCCTACATCACAGAGTTGTCAGACATGGTGCCCACATGCAGTGCACTAGCACGGAAACCTGACAAACTAACCATCCTACGAATGGCCGTGTCCCACATGAAGTCTCTGAGAGGGAGTGGCAACACCAATGCAGACGGGTCGTACAAACCTTCCTTTCTTACTGACCAG GAGCTGAAGCACCTCATCCTAGAGGCTGCTGATGGCTTCCTCTTCGTGGTGTCATGTGAGACCGGCCGCATTGTTTATGTCTCTGACTCCTTGGCACCCGTCCTCAACCAGTCACAGTCTGAATGGCTCGGCTCCTCGCTTTACGATCAACTCCACCCAGATGACACAGAAAAACTGAGAGAGCAGCTCTCCACTGCAGAGAATAACAACACGG GGAGGATGTTGGATTTGAAGACAGGAACAGTGAAGAAGGAAAGCCAGCAGTCCTCAGCCAGAATGACTATGGGAGCTCGTCGTTCTTTCATCTGCAGAATGAG GTGTGGCTCATGTCAGGTGGAGCCCATGTCAATGAACAGACTGAACTTTCTTAGGAACAGAAACAG GAATGGTTTAGGTACAGCAAAGGAAGGAGAGCCCCAGTATGTAGTGGTCCACTGTACAGGATACATAAAGTCCTGGCCCCCTGCAG GAGTATCGTTAACAGATCATGAAGCAGACAATACTCAGAGTCGTTACTGTCTAGTTGCCATCGGGAGATTACAG GTGACTTGTTGCCCAGGTGACACAGACGTCAACAGTATCAGTGTTCCAGTGGAGTTCATCTCACGCCATAACTGCCAGGGCATGTTCACCTTTGTAGACCACCGCTGCATGGCCGCTGTTGGCTACCAGCCACAG GATTTATTGGGGAAGAATATTTTGGAGCTTGCTCACCCAGAAGACCAAGGCTTGCTAAGAGACAGCTTCCAACAG GTGGTGAAGCTGAAGGGTCAGGTTCTGTCTGTGATGTTTCGGTTCCGCTCCAAATCACGAGAATGGATCTGGATGAGAACCAGCTCCTTCACCTTCCAGAACCCGTTTTCAGAGGAGATCGAGTATATCATCTGCACCAATGTCAACGTCAA gcagctgcagcagcagcagcaggcggaGTTGGATGGAGGTGGAGCAAGAGACTCTTCTCTGTATGAGGTAGGACCAGCCACCCTCTCACAG ATGCCAGTGCAGCCAGTTACAGCAGCGGGACCGGACCACAGCAAGAGCCTTGAGAAGCCAGAGCTCTACCCCTCCCTTTACCAAGGCCCAGATCAGACCAAGGGCATGCCCTCCACCTCCACTCCCTCCACCCAGATCTACTCTCAAGCCAACAACTTCAATGCTGGACGCTCCAATGATGCATACAG GCCAGTCAATATGGCTGCGCAGATGGCACAGCCAGCCCACTCAGCGGGACAGATGCTGGCTCAGATGTCTCGTCAGAATGGAGCCCCACAGTCTGTTACCCCTGCCAGCACTGGCAGCCCCCTCCATGGAGGACCAGCAGGAGGATGGCCTGGACCTGGAGCTGTAGCTGGAGCAAGACCACAATTTAATAACCAG CAGGTAGCTCCCCAGGCAGCAAAGACCATGTCTCCACCATTTGCTCCCATGGGAGGATTTGCAGGTGGCTCTTCCAACTCTTTTGGCCAGATGCCCACAGGTGCTGCTCCCACCCCGAACAACGGTGCAAACTACCCACCCATCAATGCGCGCACTAGCCTTAACACCAATGGTTATG ATGGCTCCCAGTCTGCAGCACAGTTCCCCTCTCGAGCAGCGGAGGCAGTGTGGCCCCAGTGGCAAGGCCAGCAGCACGCACAGAGTAACGCAGAACAGCATCCTCACGCTCAGGGCAATCAGCAAGACATGTTCCCT GATGTGTTGTCTATGCTGGACCAGCCCGCCAACTTCAACAGCGACGACTTTGAGATTCCCATCTACCCTTCGTTTAACGAGTGA
- the arnt gene encoding aryl hydrocarbon receptor nuclear translocator isoform X2, whose amino-acid sequence MLFQTDMSSSNPELPDTNLGMGASGTQASGGAVVPKGTNKRRAAPDFDDDEGSKLFRCDDETGGSNDKERFARENHSEIERRRRNKMTAYITELSDMVPTCSALARKPDKLTILRMAVSHMKSLRGSGNTNADGSYKPSFLTDQELKHLILEAADGFLFVVSCETGRIVYVSDSLAPVLNQSQSEWLGSSLYDQLHPDDTEKLREQLSTAENNNTGRMLDLKTGTVKKESQQSSARMTMGARRSFICRMRCGSCQVEPMSMNRLNFLRNRNRNGLGTAKEGEPQYVVVHCTGYIKSWPPAGVSLTDHEADNTQSRYCLVAIGRLQVTCCPGDTDVNSISVPVEFISRHNCQGMFTFVDHRCMAAVGYQPQDLLGKNILELAHPEDQGLLRDSFQQVVKLKGQVLSVMFRFRSKSREWIWMRTSSFTFQNPFSEEIEYIICTNVNVKNSTQDPLTPISSPGGSLPPSLGQSSPNGPPVVLSPGQVATRQLQQQQQAELDGGGARDSSLYEVGPATLSQMPVQPVTAAGPDHSKSLEKPELYPSLYQGPDQTKGMPSTSTPSTQIYSQANNFNAGRSNDAYRPVNMAAQMAQPAHSAGQMLAQMSRQNGAPQSVTPASTGSPLHGGPAGGWPGPGAVAGARPQFNNQQVAPQAAKTMSPPFAPMGGFAGGSSNSFGQMPTGAAPTPNNGANYPPINARTSLNTNGYDGSQSAAQFPSRAAEAVWPQWQGQQHAQSNAEQHPHAQGNQQDMFPDVLSMLDQPANFNSDDFEIPIYPSFNE is encoded by the exons ATGTTATTCCAGACGGACATGTCATCTTCAAACCCAG AGTTACCAGACACAAATCTGGGTATGGGGGCAAGTGGGACCCAAGCCAGCGGCGGGGCTGTTGTACCAAAAGGGACCAACAAAAGACGAGCTgc GCCGgactttgatgatgatgaaggaagCAAGTTGTTCAG GTGTGATGATGAAACGGGAGGCTCTAATGACAAAGAGCGCTTTGCCAG GGAGAACCACAGTGAGATTGAGAGGCGGAGGCGGAATAAGATGACTGCCTACATCACAGAGTTGTCAGACATGGTGCCCACATGCAGTGCACTAGCACGGAAACCTGACAAACTAACCATCCTACGAATGGCCGTGTCCCACATGAAGTCTCTGAGAGGGAGTGGCAACACCAATGCAGACGGGTCGTACAAACCTTCCTTTCTTACTGACCAG GAGCTGAAGCACCTCATCCTAGAGGCTGCTGATGGCTTCCTCTTCGTGGTGTCATGTGAGACCGGCCGCATTGTTTATGTCTCTGACTCCTTGGCACCCGTCCTCAACCAGTCACAGTCTGAATGGCTCGGCTCCTCGCTTTACGATCAACTCCACCCAGATGACACAGAAAAACTGAGAGAGCAGCTCTCCACTGCAGAGAATAACAACACGG GGAGGATGTTGGATTTGAAGACAGGAACAGTGAAGAAGGAAAGCCAGCAGTCCTCAGCCAGAATGACTATGGGAGCTCGTCGTTCTTTCATCTGCAGAATGAG GTGTGGCTCATGTCAGGTGGAGCCCATGTCAATGAACAGACTGAACTTTCTTAGGAACAGAAACAG GAATGGTTTAGGTACAGCAAAGGAAGGAGAGCCCCAGTATGTAGTGGTCCACTGTACAGGATACATAAAGTCCTGGCCCCCTGCAG GAGTATCGTTAACAGATCATGAAGCAGACAATACTCAGAGTCGTTACTGTCTAGTTGCCATCGGGAGATTACAG GTGACTTGTTGCCCAGGTGACACAGACGTCAACAGTATCAGTGTTCCAGTGGAGTTCATCTCACGCCATAACTGCCAGGGCATGTTCACCTTTGTAGACCACCGCTGCATGGCCGCTGTTGGCTACCAGCCACAG GATTTATTGGGGAAGAATATTTTGGAGCTTGCTCACCCAGAAGACCAAGGCTTGCTAAGAGACAGCTTCCAACAG GTGGTGAAGCTGAAGGGTCAGGTTCTGTCTGTGATGTTTCGGTTCCGCTCCAAATCACGAGAATGGATCTGGATGAGAACCAGCTCCTTCACCTTCCAGAACCCGTTTTCAGAGGAGATCGAGTATATCATCTGCACCAATGTCAACGTCAA AAACTCGACTCAGGACCCCCTCACCCCCATCTCCTCCCCAGGGGGATCGCTGCCCCCCTCCCTGGGTCAGAGCAGCCCAAACGGCCCTCCTGTGGTGCTCAGCCCGGGGCAGGTGGCCACCAG gcagctgcagcagcagcagcaggcggaGTTGGATGGAGGTGGAGCAAGAGACTCTTCTCTGTATGAGGTAGGACCAGCCACCCTCTCACAG ATGCCAGTGCAGCCAGTTACAGCAGCGGGACCGGACCACAGCAAGAGCCTTGAGAAGCCAGAGCTCTACCCCTCCCTTTACCAAGGCCCAGATCAGACCAAGGGCATGCCCTCCACCTCCACTCCCTCCACCCAGATCTACTCTCAAGCCAACAACTTCAATGCTGGACGCTCCAATGATGCATACAG GCCAGTCAATATGGCTGCGCAGATGGCACAGCCAGCCCACTCAGCGGGACAGATGCTGGCTCAGATGTCTCGTCAGAATGGAGCCCCACAGTCTGTTACCCCTGCCAGCACTGGCAGCCCCCTCCATGGAGGACCAGCAGGAGGATGGCCTGGACCTGGAGCTGTAGCTGGAGCAAGACCACAATTTAATAACCAG CAGGTAGCTCCCCAGGCAGCAAAGACCATGTCTCCACCATTTGCTCCCATGGGAGGATTTGCAGGTGGCTCTTCCAACTCTTTTGGCCAGATGCCCACAGGTGCTGCTCCCACCCCGAACAACGGTGCAAACTACCCACCCATCAATGCGCGCACTAGCCTTAACACCAATGGTTATG ATGGCTCCCAGTCTGCAGCACAGTTCCCCTCTCGAGCAGCGGAGGCAGTGTGGCCCCAGTGGCAAGGCCAGCAGCACGCACAGAGTAACGCAGAACAGCATCCTCACGCTCAGGGCAATCAGCAAGACATGTTCCCT GATGTGTTGTCTATGCTGGACCAGCCCGCCAACTTCAACAGCGACGACTTTGAGATTCCCATCTACCCTTCGTTTAACGAGTGA
- the arnt gene encoding aryl hydrocarbon receptor nuclear translocator isoform X4 gives MLFQTDMSSSNPELPDTNLGMGASGTQASGGAVVPKGTNKRRAAPDFDDDEGSKLFRCDDETGGSNDKERFARENHSEIERRRRNKMTAYITELSDMVPTCSALARKPDKLTILRMAVSHMKSLRGSGNTNADGSYKPSFLTDQELKHLILEAADGFLFVVSCETGRIVYVSDSLAPVLNQSQSEWLGSSLYDQLHPDDTEKLREQLSTAENNNTGRMLDLKTGTVKKESQQSSARMTMGARRSFICRMRCGSCQVEPMSMNRLNFLRNRNRNGLGTAKEGEPQYVVVHCTGYIKSWPPAGVSLTDHEADNTQSRYCLVAIGRLQVTCCPGDTDVNSISVPVEFISRHNCQGMFTFVDHRCMAAVGYQPQDLLGKNILELAHPEDQGLLRDSFQQVVKLKGQVLSVMFRFRSKSREWIWMRTSSFTFQNPFSEEIEYIICTNVNVKQLQQQQQAELDGGGARDSSLYEVGPATLSQMPVQPVTAAGPDHSKSLEKPELYPSLYQGPDQTKGMPSTSTPSTQIYSQANNFNAGRSNDAYRPVNMAAQMAQPAHSAGQMLAQMSRQNGAPQSVTPASTGSPLHGGPAGGWPGPGAVAGARPQFNNQVAPQAAKTMSPPFAPMGGFAGGSSNSFGQMPTGAAPTPNNGANYPPINARTSLNTNGYDGSQSAAQFPSRAAEAVWPQWQGQQHAQSNAEQHPHAQGNQQDMFPDVLSMLDQPANFNSDDFEIPIYPSFNE, from the exons ATGTTATTCCAGACGGACATGTCATCTTCAAACCCAG AGTTACCAGACACAAATCTGGGTATGGGGGCAAGTGGGACCCAAGCCAGCGGCGGGGCTGTTGTACCAAAAGGGACCAACAAAAGACGAGCTgc GCCGgactttgatgatgatgaaggaagCAAGTTGTTCAG GTGTGATGATGAAACGGGAGGCTCTAATGACAAAGAGCGCTTTGCCAG GGAGAACCACAGTGAGATTGAGAGGCGGAGGCGGAATAAGATGACTGCCTACATCACAGAGTTGTCAGACATGGTGCCCACATGCAGTGCACTAGCACGGAAACCTGACAAACTAACCATCCTACGAATGGCCGTGTCCCACATGAAGTCTCTGAGAGGGAGTGGCAACACCAATGCAGACGGGTCGTACAAACCTTCCTTTCTTACTGACCAG GAGCTGAAGCACCTCATCCTAGAGGCTGCTGATGGCTTCCTCTTCGTGGTGTCATGTGAGACCGGCCGCATTGTTTATGTCTCTGACTCCTTGGCACCCGTCCTCAACCAGTCACAGTCTGAATGGCTCGGCTCCTCGCTTTACGATCAACTCCACCCAGATGACACAGAAAAACTGAGAGAGCAGCTCTCCACTGCAGAGAATAACAACACGG GGAGGATGTTGGATTTGAAGACAGGAACAGTGAAGAAGGAAAGCCAGCAGTCCTCAGCCAGAATGACTATGGGAGCTCGTCGTTCTTTCATCTGCAGAATGAG GTGTGGCTCATGTCAGGTGGAGCCCATGTCAATGAACAGACTGAACTTTCTTAGGAACAGAAACAG GAATGGTTTAGGTACAGCAAAGGAAGGAGAGCCCCAGTATGTAGTGGTCCACTGTACAGGATACATAAAGTCCTGGCCCCCTGCAG GAGTATCGTTAACAGATCATGAAGCAGACAATACTCAGAGTCGTTACTGTCTAGTTGCCATCGGGAGATTACAG GTGACTTGTTGCCCAGGTGACACAGACGTCAACAGTATCAGTGTTCCAGTGGAGTTCATCTCACGCCATAACTGCCAGGGCATGTTCACCTTTGTAGACCACCGCTGCATGGCCGCTGTTGGCTACCAGCCACAG GATTTATTGGGGAAGAATATTTTGGAGCTTGCTCACCCAGAAGACCAAGGCTTGCTAAGAGACAGCTTCCAACAG GTGGTGAAGCTGAAGGGTCAGGTTCTGTCTGTGATGTTTCGGTTCCGCTCCAAATCACGAGAATGGATCTGGATGAGAACCAGCTCCTTCACCTTCCAGAACCCGTTTTCAGAGGAGATCGAGTATATCATCTGCACCAATGTCAACGTCAA gcagctgcagcagcagcagcaggcggaGTTGGATGGAGGTGGAGCAAGAGACTCTTCTCTGTATGAGGTAGGACCAGCCACCCTCTCACAG ATGCCAGTGCAGCCAGTTACAGCAGCGGGACCGGACCACAGCAAGAGCCTTGAGAAGCCAGAGCTCTACCCCTCCCTTTACCAAGGCCCAGATCAGACCAAGGGCATGCCCTCCACCTCCACTCCCTCCACCCAGATCTACTCTCAAGCCAACAACTTCAATGCTGGACGCTCCAATGATGCATACAG GCCAGTCAATATGGCTGCGCAGATGGCACAGCCAGCCCACTCAGCGGGACAGATGCTGGCTCAGATGTCTCGTCAGAATGGAGCCCCACAGTCTGTTACCCCTGCCAGCACTGGCAGCCCCCTCCATGGAGGACCAGCAGGAGGATGGCCTGGACCTGGAGCTGTAGCTGGAGCAAGACCACAATTTAATAACCAG GTAGCTCCCCAGGCAGCAAAGACCATGTCTCCACCATTTGCTCCCATGGGAGGATTTGCAGGTGGCTCTTCCAACTCTTTTGGCCAGATGCCCACAGGTGCTGCTCCCACCCCGAACAACGGTGCAAACTACCCACCCATCAATGCGCGCACTAGCCTTAACACCAATGGTTATG ATGGCTCCCAGTCTGCAGCACAGTTCCCCTCTCGAGCAGCGGAGGCAGTGTGGCCCCAGTGGCAAGGCCAGCAGCACGCACAGAGTAACGCAGAACAGCATCCTCACGCTCAGGGCAATCAGCAAGACATGTTCCCT GATGTGTTGTCTATGCTGGACCAGCCCGCCAACTTCAACAGCGACGACTTTGAGATTCCCATCTACCCTTCGTTTAACGAGTGA
- the arnt gene encoding aryl hydrocarbon receptor nuclear translocator isoform X1, which yields MLFQTDMSSSNPELPDTNLGMGASGTQASGGAVVPKGTNKRRAAPDFDDDEGSKLFRCDDETGGSNDKERFARFLEEDQSFADKEKLARENHSEIERRRRNKMTAYITELSDMVPTCSALARKPDKLTILRMAVSHMKSLRGSGNTNADGSYKPSFLTDQELKHLILEAADGFLFVVSCETGRIVYVSDSLAPVLNQSQSEWLGSSLYDQLHPDDTEKLREQLSTAENNNTGRMLDLKTGTVKKESQQSSARMTMGARRSFICRMRCGSCQVEPMSMNRLNFLRNRNRNGLGTAKEGEPQYVVVHCTGYIKSWPPAGVSLTDHEADNTQSRYCLVAIGRLQVTCCPGDTDVNSISVPVEFISRHNCQGMFTFVDHRCMAAVGYQPQDLLGKNILELAHPEDQGLLRDSFQQVVKLKGQVLSVMFRFRSKSREWIWMRTSSFTFQNPFSEEIEYIICTNVNVKNSTQDPLTPISSPGGSLPPSLGQSSPNGPPVVLSPGQVATRQLQQQQQAELDGGGARDSSLYEVGPATLSQMPVQPVTAAGPDHSKSLEKPELYPSLYQGPDQTKGMPSTSTPSTQIYSQANNFNAGRSNDAYRPVNMAAQMAQPAHSAGQMLAQMSRQNGAPQSVTPASTGSPLHGGPAGGWPGPGAVAGARPQFNNQQVAPQAAKTMSPPFAPMGGFAGGSSNSFGQMPTGAAPTPNNGANYPPINARTSLNTNGYDGSQSAAQFPSRAAEAVWPQWQGQQHAQSNAEQHPHAQGNQQDMFPDVLSMLDQPANFNSDDFEIPIYPSFNE from the exons ATGTTATTCCAGACGGACATGTCATCTTCAAACCCAG AGTTACCAGACACAAATCTGGGTATGGGGGCAAGTGGGACCCAAGCCAGCGGCGGGGCTGTTGTACCAAAAGGGACCAACAAAAGACGAGCTgc GCCGgactttgatgatgatgaaggaagCAAGTTGTTCAG GTGTGATGATGAAACGGGAGGCTCTAATGACAAAGAGCGCTTTGCCAG GTTTTTGGAAGAAGATCAAAGTTTTGCAGATAAAGAAAAACTAGCCAG GGAGAACCACAGTGAGATTGAGAGGCGGAGGCGGAATAAGATGACTGCCTACATCACAGAGTTGTCAGACATGGTGCCCACATGCAGTGCACTAGCACGGAAACCTGACAAACTAACCATCCTACGAATGGCCGTGTCCCACATGAAGTCTCTGAGAGGGAGTGGCAACACCAATGCAGACGGGTCGTACAAACCTTCCTTTCTTACTGACCAG GAGCTGAAGCACCTCATCCTAGAGGCTGCTGATGGCTTCCTCTTCGTGGTGTCATGTGAGACCGGCCGCATTGTTTATGTCTCTGACTCCTTGGCACCCGTCCTCAACCAGTCACAGTCTGAATGGCTCGGCTCCTCGCTTTACGATCAACTCCACCCAGATGACACAGAAAAACTGAGAGAGCAGCTCTCCACTGCAGAGAATAACAACACGG GGAGGATGTTGGATTTGAAGACAGGAACAGTGAAGAAGGAAAGCCAGCAGTCCTCAGCCAGAATGACTATGGGAGCTCGTCGTTCTTTCATCTGCAGAATGAG GTGTGGCTCATGTCAGGTGGAGCCCATGTCAATGAACAGACTGAACTTTCTTAGGAACAGAAACAG GAATGGTTTAGGTACAGCAAAGGAAGGAGAGCCCCAGTATGTAGTGGTCCACTGTACAGGATACATAAAGTCCTGGCCCCCTGCAG GAGTATCGTTAACAGATCATGAAGCAGACAATACTCAGAGTCGTTACTGTCTAGTTGCCATCGGGAGATTACAG GTGACTTGTTGCCCAGGTGACACAGACGTCAACAGTATCAGTGTTCCAGTGGAGTTCATCTCACGCCATAACTGCCAGGGCATGTTCACCTTTGTAGACCACCGCTGCATGGCCGCTGTTGGCTACCAGCCACAG GATTTATTGGGGAAGAATATTTTGGAGCTTGCTCACCCAGAAGACCAAGGCTTGCTAAGAGACAGCTTCCAACAG GTGGTGAAGCTGAAGGGTCAGGTTCTGTCTGTGATGTTTCGGTTCCGCTCCAAATCACGAGAATGGATCTGGATGAGAACCAGCTCCTTCACCTTCCAGAACCCGTTTTCAGAGGAGATCGAGTATATCATCTGCACCAATGTCAACGTCAA AAACTCGACTCAGGACCCCCTCACCCCCATCTCCTCCCCAGGGGGATCGCTGCCCCCCTCCCTGGGTCAGAGCAGCCCAAACGGCCCTCCTGTGGTGCTCAGCCCGGGGCAGGTGGCCACCAG gcagctgcagcagcagcagcaggcggaGTTGGATGGAGGTGGAGCAAGAGACTCTTCTCTGTATGAGGTAGGACCAGCCACCCTCTCACAG ATGCCAGTGCAGCCAGTTACAGCAGCGGGACCGGACCACAGCAAGAGCCTTGAGAAGCCAGAGCTCTACCCCTCCCTTTACCAAGGCCCAGATCAGACCAAGGGCATGCCCTCCACCTCCACTCCCTCCACCCAGATCTACTCTCAAGCCAACAACTTCAATGCTGGACGCTCCAATGATGCATACAG GCCAGTCAATATGGCTGCGCAGATGGCACAGCCAGCCCACTCAGCGGGACAGATGCTGGCTCAGATGTCTCGTCAGAATGGAGCCCCACAGTCTGTTACCCCTGCCAGCACTGGCAGCCCCCTCCATGGAGGACCAGCAGGAGGATGGCCTGGACCTGGAGCTGTAGCTGGAGCAAGACCACAATTTAATAACCAG CAGGTAGCTCCCCAGGCAGCAAAGACCATGTCTCCACCATTTGCTCCCATGGGAGGATTTGCAGGTGGCTCTTCCAACTCTTTTGGCCAGATGCCCACAGGTGCTGCTCCCACCCCGAACAACGGTGCAAACTACCCACCCATCAATGCGCGCACTAGCCTTAACACCAATGGTTATG ATGGCTCCCAGTCTGCAGCACAGTTCCCCTCTCGAGCAGCGGAGGCAGTGTGGCCCCAGTGGCAAGGCCAGCAGCACGCACAGAGTAACGCAGAACAGCATCCTCACGCTCAGGGCAATCAGCAAGACATGTTCCCT GATGTGTTGTCTATGCTGGACCAGCCCGCCAACTTCAACAGCGACGACTTTGAGATTCCCATCTACCCTTCGTTTAACGAGTGA